The Acidimicrobiales bacterium region TCCAGTCGGGGTCGGTCGTCGGCGTTGCCGGGGTCGCGGCGAGGTCCCAGAACCTGACCCGGCGGACGTCACCGGGGACGTCGGTGGCGGCCACGGTGGTGAACCATTCGCGGCGGAAGAGGCGACCGTTTGGGGTGCTGTCCCAGTCGCCGTGGAGGAGCTGCGCGCGGTTGTGGGAGTCGAGACACATCAGGGTCTCGCGGTAGGAGTGGGGGTCGAGGTGGGGGTTATCGTCGAGCCGCGCCGGGTAGAAGCGACGGCGGGGGTCGGCGCCGTCGTTGGTGATGAAGCGGTGCTTCACCCAGTCGTGGCCCTCACCGCCCGGGTTCGACGCTGCACGCATCCGCAACGGCACACGTTCAAGACCGCCGGGGGCCTGCGAGGGGCGGCGCAACCGCGAGAACAGGTACCGGTAGTGGTGTTCGGGAAACTGGGTGAGTTCGTCGAACGCGATGTACTGCCACTGCATCCCCTGGTAACGGTCGCGGCTGCGGTCGGACTCGAGGTAGCCGAAGGTGAGCGTCGCGCCGGTGGGAAACGTCCACGTGGCGGTATCAGAGTCCCAGCGCGCCCGCCCGCTCAACCACTGGTGCGCTAAATCCAACAGCCCGCCCGGCAGGGACTGATGGGTGAGCTGACGGCGGATGACCAGCGCGGAATAGCCCGGCGTGTCAACGTACTGCAAAGCACCCATGAGGAGCGCGACCGACTTGCCACCACCAACTGCACCGCCGTAGAGGGCCTCGCGTTCGAAGTCCAACAAGAACTCGCCCTGAGTACCCGTGGGAGTCAGCGGACAGAAGGGGATGTCCAATAGCTCACGGGCAGGGAGAGTGAGATCGTCGACGTCTGCCTCGTCGGAGCCGGTCACGACGCGATCCCGCCGGCGAAGTCGTCACCGTCGTGGCCGACGCGGACGTTGAACGGCTCGGCA contains the following coding sequences:
- the terL gene encoding phage terminase large subunit, yielding MTGSDEADVDDLTLPARELLDIPFCPLTPTGTQGEFLLDFEREALYGGAVGGGKSVALLMGALQYVDTPGYSALVIRRQLTHQSLPGGLLDLAHQWLSGRARWDSDTATWTFPTGATLTFGYLESDRSRDRYQGMQWQYIAFDELTQFPEHHYRYLFSRLRRPSQAPGGLERVPLRMRAASNPGGEGHDWVKHRFITNDGADPRRRFYPARLDDNPHLDPHSYRETLMCLDSHNRAQLLHGDWDSTPNGRLFRREWFTTVAATDVPGDVRRVRFWDLAATPATPTTDPDWTVGCLVALDRSRRDYHVENIVRFRGTPAEVEARVARIAEADGRAVTILIEEGPAAGKALVDHYKRNVVDGYTVHSVRPTDPKTVRAAPVASAAETGRVRIVAGGWNDAFLDEIVMFPDGAHDDQVDALTGAYGWLASKAPSDVELAAGLSLELFTRPSPHRVT